Proteins from a genomic interval of Chanodichthys erythropterus isolate Z2021 chromosome 8, ASM2448905v1, whole genome shotgun sequence:
- the LOC137025232 gene encoding tripartite motif-containing protein 16-like, producing MHEPVTFDEHQLKETQRLFQQRIQQREKDLQQLRKAVESHKRSAQTAVEDSERIFTELIRSIERSCSEATQRIRDQEKTAVSRAEGRLERLEQEINDLRRRDAELEQLSHTQDHIHFLQSFQSLSAPPESTDVNDDPISSLSVFDVMRESVRQLRDKLVTFTNIVPRTRNDFLQYSHQLNLDLNTVNKHLCMSERNRVITNTDTELQSYLDRPDRFDVYPQVLCRESVCGRCYWEIERSGEYVRISMSYKSIRRKGRGNDCVFGSNDQSWSLNCSSSSYSFRHNKIQTKLPVKSISRRIGMYVDHSAGTLSFYSVSGDTMSLIHTVQTTFTQPPYPGFYVYIGSSVKLC from the exons CACCAGCTGAAGGAGACACAGAGGTTGTTCCAGCAGAGGatccagcagagagagaaagatcttCAGCAGCTGAGAAAGGCTGTGGAGTCTCATAAG CGCTCTGCACAGACAGCAGTGGAGGACAGTGAGAGGATCTTCACTGAGCTCATCCGCTCCATTGAGAGAAGCTGCTCTGAGGCCACACAGCggatcagagatcaggaaaagactgcagtgagtcgagctgaaggacgactggagcgactggagcaggagatcaatgatctgaggaggagagacgctgagctggagcagctttcacacacacaggatcACATCCATTTCCTGCAG AGTTTCCAGTCTCTCTCAGCTCCTCCTGAATCTACAGACGTAAATGACGATCCCATCAGTTCTCTCTCCGTTTTTGATGTCATGAGAGAATCTGTCCGTCAGCTGAGAGACAAACT AGTCACTTTCACCAACATTGTTCCCAGAACCAGGAACGACTTCCTACAGT attcccatcagctcaatctggatctgaacacagtgAATAAACACCTCTGTATGTCTGAGAGGAACAGAGTGATTACTAACACTGACACAGAGCTTCAGTCCTATCTTGATcgtccagacagatttgatgtGTATCctcaggtgttgtgtagagagagtgtgtgtggacgctgttactgggagattgagAGGAGTGGTGAATATGTGCGTATATCAatgtcatataagagcatcaggAGGAAGGGACGGGGTAATGACTGCGTATTTGGATctaatgatcagtcctggagtttgaACTGCTCTTCCTCCAGTTACTCATTCAGACACAATAAGATACAGACTAAACTCCCAGTAAAGTCCATCAGCAGGAGAATAGGAatgtatgtggatcacagtgcaggaactctgtccttctacagcgtctctggagacacaatgagcctcatccacacagtccagaccacattcactcaaccgcCCTATCCTGggttttatgtttatattggATCATCAGTGAAACTGTGTTGA